From one Lycium ferocissimum isolate CSIRO_LF1 chromosome 7, AGI_CSIRO_Lferr_CH_V1, whole genome shotgun sequence genomic stretch:
- the LOC132061946 gene encoding pentatricopeptide repeat-containing protein At3g57430, chloroplastic-like, with translation MLAANACRGLWEEALKLLLQMQREKLEFDQFSLSAALSAAANLASLEEGKQIHCLSTKLGFDSNSFVENATMDIHGGLVDEGLRYFASITFEFGVPAAIEHCVCIVDLLGRSGRFREAIAFIKDMPVPPNDFVGRCLLAACRMHGNSEIGKVAAENLLRSNPSDDSAYVLYSNICATSGSCWVKLKNQISTFGIGDLSHPESEQIYRKLTELRKKIQEAGYIADTSYALHDTDEEQKEHNLWMHSERLALAYALINTPEGSVLRIFKNLRVCGDCHSVFKGVSSIISREIILRDPYRFHHFSGGQCSCVITGDNGIGNL, from the exons ATGCTTGCCGCGAATGCCTGTCGTGGTCTCTGGGAGGAAGCGTTGAAACTTCTTCTGCAGATGCAAAGGGAAAAACTGGAGTTTGACCAATTCAGCCTCTCTGCTGCACTTTCAGCTGCAGCAAACTTGGCATCCTTGGAAGAGGGAAAGCAGATTCATTGTTTATCTACTAAACTTGGGTTTGACTCAAATTCTTTTGTTGAAAATGCTACAatggatat TCACGGTGGTCTAGTAGATGAAGGCCTTAGATATTTTGCTTCTATAACTTTTGAATTTGGAGTCCCGGCTGCCATAGAGCACTGTGTTTGTATagtagaccttcttggaagatCTGGAAGGTTCCGTGAAGCCATAGCTTTTATTAAAGATATGCCAGTTCCACCAAACGACTTTGTTGGGAGATGCTTGTTGGCAGCATGCAGGATGCACGGAAATTCAGAAATAGGAAAGGTAGCAGCTGAAAATCTTTTGAGGTCTAACCCATCGGATGACTCGGCTTATGTTCTTTATTCAAACATTTGTGCAACTTCTGGGAGCTG TTGGGTCAAGCTAAAGAACCAAATTAGCACCTTTGGGATCGGAGACTTGTCTCACCCGGAGTCAGAGCAAATATACAGGAAGTTGACAGAACTGAGAAAAAAGATTCAGGAGGCTGGTTATATTGCTGATACAAGTTATGCATTGCATGACACGGATGAAGAACAGAAGGAGCACAATTTATGGATGCATAGTGAAAGACTTGCACTAGCATATGCTTTGATTAATACTCCTGAAGGTTCAGTTCTTCGAATATTCAAGAACCTTAGAGTCTGTGGCGATTGCCATTCTGTTTTCAAGGGCGTAAGCAGCATTATTAGTAGGGAAATCATATTGAGGGATCCTTATCGGTTTCACCATTTCAGTGGTGGCCAGTGTTCTTGTGTGATTACTGGTGATAATGGTATTGGTAATCTCTGA